In the genome of Halorubrum sp. CBA1229, the window ACCCCTCGATGACCACGAGCGGGAGCACCAGCGCAAGGACGACGTTCAGAGGTGTCCGGACAAACGTCTGGAGATTCGCCCGAACGCCGACGACGAACCTATTCATGTTCCCCCTCCGGGTCGCTCCTGAGTTCGCTCTCGGTCTCTTCGTCGGTCACGTCGTGAACCAGTCCGTTCCGCACCTCGAAGACGCGGTCGAGGCGACTCCGCTCCTCAATTAGGTGGGAGATCATGACGACGGCAGTGCCGTCGTCCGCGAGGTCCTGTGCCATGTCCCAGAATCGCAGGTAAGTCTCCCAGTCGAACCCGGTGTAGGGTTCGTCGAGCATGAGAACGTCCGGGTCGTGCATCAACGCGATGCTGAGGTTGACCTTCTGTCGGTTCCCACCGCTAAGCTGGTCGACCCGGTAGTCAAGGTACTGCTCGAAGTCGAGTTCGTCCGCCAGTCTTTGCTTCGCCGCGTCGATCTCCTCGCGACTCATCCCGTACCCGGCGCCGAAGAGCCGGAAGGTTTCAGAGACGGTCAACCGATCGTAGAGCAGGGGTTCCTGCGGACACCATCCGACGGTTCCATACCGTTCGACCGTGCCCGCGTCGTGGTCGAGAACCCCGACGAGAATCTCCATCAGCGTGGACTTGCCCGACCCATTCTCGCCGACGATGCCGACGATCTCGCCGGCACGGACCTCGATATCCGCACCGGTGAGAACGGGCGTCGACCGTCCCAACGGAAGTCGTGACCCGTAGGTTTTCTCGAGAACGTTGCCTCGAACGAGCGTCTTGCTACCATCGACCGTCTCCGTGGGCGCCGTGGTCATTTCCATACGTGGAAAGACGTTCTACTCATTCAATCGAATTGTTGTTAAGAATCGAAAGTTAACCCCGTCAAATTACCCTGAGATCGGGTTGTATCACGAAGAGAGCAATGGATAGCCAACGATTTGGCATTCCTTTTGTCTCCAAACAGGAGTAGACTTGGTCGGTAGCCGTCATGAAAATCAGACATCTATCAGGCCCCGAACATAGTGTTGATGCGGTTTTCAAGTCAAGGTTCGAGTATCCATGGTTCAGTGCTACATCTGTGACTCGGAATGCGCTCGCGACGATGAGGTGTTCGTCTGCGAGCACTGCGGGATCTCCTGCCACCGACACTGTATGGCGGAATACGACACCGATGTCTGCCCGAAGTGTGTCGGCGAGCCGATGATCGGAGCGATCGAGTTCTAGTCGTTCCTTGTCACTCACACACCGCCTTCAGCCCGGAGGCGGAGTATATCGATGGTCAGCTGGCGAAATGCGTTTTTGACTCGTGCCCGTAGCACAGGTATGTCTACGACCGTCGAACTCCCCAACGTTGATGAGACGTGCGCCTACTGCAGGTCGCGTATCTTCGACCACGACCCGATCTGTGTGCGCGACTGTACCGACGACTGCGGGTCGCCGACCTACTTCTGCAACTACGCGTGTCTCTCGACCTACGTTGACGAAAACAACTTGACGACTGGCAACGCGTGTGAGTGGTCGCCCGACGACCCCGACTGCTGCTGAGTGGATTCGCCCCAAGCAAGACACAGAGCGACGTATTAGCCGCCACCCAACCTAGGAACCACCAACGGAGCAGTACTGGCCGTCCAACTTTATGAATGCAGCCAACGAAGTCCGTAGTGGTTCACTATGTCAAAAGAGCGCACGTCCGACGGCCTGCTCCGCATCGTCCTGATCGTCCTCGCGGTGATCGTCCTGTTCCCGCTGTTGATGATGGTGTTCGCGATGCCGATGATGGGCATGATGGGCTGGTGGTGGGGTGGTGGCATGGCCGGCGGCCTCTCACCGCTGTGGGGTATCGGAATGATGCTCGTCTGGCTCGTTGTCCTCGTCGGCATCGGCTACCTCCTCTATCGCGGCCTCGTCGGTGGTGTCGGGTCGTCGCTGACCAGCGATAGAGCACTCGAGGAACTCCGAGTGGCGTACGCTCGTGGCGACCTCTCCGACGAGGAGTTCGAGGAACGGCGTGCGAAACTCACCCGCGAGGAGTCGCAGTAGTCTGCAATCATGTCCTCGACAGTACAGCGACGCGAGTTTCTCACTGCGCTCGGAGCCGGCATCGCAGGTCTCTCCGGATGCGTTGGAAATCTCCCGGGCAGTGGCGACGGCGTCGACAGGACGATCTACGTCGGAGGCTACCACTGGGGCTTCGTTATCATCGGTGCGAGTCTGTTCGCCTACGACGTTCTCAAGAAACGCTTCGTCCGCCGTGACGAACCTGATTCCATCTCTGACGGAACGATCATCTCCCGGCGAATCTTCGCCGAAGGAGACGCGGGTTCCGAACTCGACAACGATTAACGCCCCCAATCACTCGTGTTTCGACGATATCGACGCTGTTAACGTTCTCTTCACGGCGTGCGATTTCATCTGCCAATTCGTTTCACCCGGGTGATCGTGCGCGACACGGGGAACACGGGTCCTGAATGGGGTGACCAGAAGATCCAACAACAACGGAGTCTCTCACCATGGACCGAGTCAGTAAATATCGTTATGAGTCACTGGCGTCGCTTACGATTCCCGCTGAGCGCGGACGAACGCTCGCCGCAGGACGGTCAGCAGGACGTACGTCTCGTACTTCTGGTTCCGACAGTGGTCACACGGCTGCATCTCCGTTGTGATCTCCTCGATAGATTCCTCGTACTCCTCCGTGAGATGGTTCAGTGCCTCCGTGACCTGCGGCTGGATAGCATCCGTCATCTCCTCCACGGCGGCATCAGCCGAACCCGGTAGTGAGTACGAGAGGACGATCGTGTTCGCGTGGTAGTACTTCGTCGTGCCGCCACGCCCCTCCTCAAAGCGGACGACGTCTACGAGTCCGGAATCGCGGAGTTCGTTGATGTGGTGCCGAACGGTGTTTTCGGTCCGCTCGATCCCTCGATCGGTGAGTCGGTCGTGAACCTCGCCTGCCGTCCGTGCCTCATCGGCCAGTATGTCGAGGATCATCGCTCGCATTGGTTCGTCGATGGCGTCCGAAACGCGGGTATCCCTAATCGCGATGTCGTCGAGATGGTGGTCGGCACCGGAACTGCTCATAATGGGACTGTGAGACACGTGCGGGAAAAGGTAGCGGCGAACACTGCTGTCGAGCACTTCGACCGGACGACTGGCCTGCGGTCGGATCGAGTCGAAGCCCTAGACGACCTATTGGACTGTTCCAACGACCTATATCTCTATTCAAACATATCATCTAAAAAATGTATATAGCGGTCCGGGTGCTACGTAGAACTGTGATGAACGAAACGACCCAACTCCGTGTGATGGACTTCGACTGCCCGACCTGCGCGAGCACCGTTGAACGCGCCCTCTCGAACGTCGACGGCGTCCAGAATGTGAAAGTCCACTACACGACCGGCCGAGTCGAGATCGAGTACGACGACGACGTCGCTGACCCCGACGCCTTCGCACAGGCCATCGAAAACCAGGGCTACACGCCCCAGCCCGCCTAGACCAATGAACGCACAAACGATCACACAGTACTACCGGAAGAACCGGAAAGCCATCGTCACGGCGTCCAGCGGCCTCCTCTACGGTGGCGGCTGGAGCCTCGGCCACTTCACCGGCTTCGATACAGCGAGTGCCGGTATTCTCATCCTCGCGGCGATCATCGGCGGCTACGACATCGCCAAAACCGCCTACTACGAGGTCACCAACCGAACGCTCGGCATCAAGACGCTCGTGACCTTGGCGGCCATTGGTGCCATCGTCATCGGCGAATACTGGGAAGCTGCCGCCGTCGTCTTCCTGTTCAGCCTCGGCAGCTACCTAGAAGGCCGGACGATGCGGAAGACCCGGACGGCCCTCCAGGAACTTCTGGAGATGACGCCCGACACGGCGACCGTCCGTCGCGACGGAGACCTCCAAGAAGTACCTGCCCGCGACGTCGAGGAGGGTGAAGTTGTCATCGTGAAACCGGGCGGAAAGATCCCGGTCGACGGGAGCGTCGTCGACGGCGAGAGTGCCGTCAATCAGGCCCCGGTCACCGGCGAGAGCGCGCCCGTTCACAAGACCGACGGTGACGAAGTCTACGCGGGGACGGTCAACCAGGAAGGCGCACTGGAGGTCCAGACGACGGGTGCGGGCTCGGATACGACGCTCGAGCGCATCATCCGCCGCGTCGAGGAGGCCCAGGAGGCCCAGTCGCCCACGGAGAGTCTCATCGACCGGTTCGCGAAGTACTACACCCCAGCCGTCATCGTGCTCGCAATCGGCGCGTACGCAGTCACGCAGAACGCGATCCTGTCGCTCACCTTGCTGGTCATCGGCTGTCCGGGCGCGCTGGTCATCGGACCGCCGGTCAGCATCGTCTCGGCCATCGGGAACGCCGCCCGGTCGGGAGTCCTGATGAAGGGTGGCGAACACCTCGAACGTGCCGGCAAGATCGACCTCGTTGCCTTCGACAAGACCGGCACCCTCACGAAGGGCGAGACCACCGTCGCCGACGTCGAGGGGTTTGGCGTCGACGACGACGAGGTAATCTCGCTCGCGGCGACTGCCGAGAAGAAAAGCGAACACCACCTCGCCGACGCCATCGTCGACGCAGCACGCGACCGTCCGACCGCCGCAACCGATGGCGGAACTGCGGTCGCCCATTCCGATGCCGCGAGCGCCGAACACCGGTCGGTTCCGGATCCGGATGACTTCGACGTGGTCGCCGGCAAGGGTGTCGTCGCCCATACGGACGGCCACGAGGTCGTCGTTGGGAACCGAGCGCTGCTCGACGACCGCAGCATCGACATCCCGGATTACATCGCCGAGTACGTCCGTGGCCGCGAGGAACGCGGTGAGACGGTCGTCCACGTCGTGCGAGACGGCAGCATCATCGGCGTGATCGCGATGCGCGACGAACTTCGAGAGGCCGCTCCTGGCGTCGTAGCGGCGCTTCAGGATGCCGGCATCGAGACGGTGATGCTCACCGGCGACAACGAGCGGACGGCAAGTGCCGTCGCAGGGGAAGTGGGCATCGACGAGTACCGCGCCGAACTCCTCCCCGAGGACAAACAGACCGTCATCGAAGAATACCAGGCCGACGGCCACGTCGTTGCGATGGTCGGCGATGGCATCAACGACGCGCCATCGCTGGCGACCGCCGACGTCGGTATCGCGATGGGCGCTGCCGGCACGGACACCGCCATCGAGACGGCGGACATGGCGCTGATGGCCGACGACCTCGAACGCATCCCGTACGCGGTCACACTCAGTAAAGCGACGCGCTGGAACGTCCTCGAGAACGTCGGGCTCGCGGTGCTGACCGTGACCGTCCTGCTCGCTGGCGTGCTCACCAGTTACGTCACGCTCGCCGCCGGGATGCTCGTCCACGAAGCCAGCGTTCTCCTCGTCATCCTCAACGGGATGCGACTGCTCCGACACTAATCTCCACAACCAATGACAACAAATTCACCTGCGACTGACGCGACGCACACTAGCACCGACTGGCAGGTCGACTACGACGCCGACCCGATCGAAATCCGCGACCCCGTCGCGGAGGCCCTCGGCGTCCTCACATCAGGCGATCCGTTCGTCGTCACCTACACGGACGCGGTGAAAGAGGCCGGTCACTCCTGTCCGACTGCCTCGGGCGCCTACCGGATCGTCCAGCTCGGGCTCGATGCCCTGTATCCCGATGACTATCCAATCCGAAGCGAAATCGAAGTCCAGGCAGCCGGCCCGCGAGACGATGCTGCGTACGGCGTGATGGGGCGCATCATTTCGTACGTGACTGGCGCGACCGACGACGACGGATTCAGCGGGCTCGCCGGTGGTCACGGGAGCCGTCGTGATCTCCTCGTCTTCGACGCGTTCGACCCGGGCACGCACGAACCGACGTTCCGGTTCCGGCGAACCGATACGGACGAGACTGTTGAAGTGACCTACCACGTCAGCGACGTTCCCGACGGCGGCCCCGCAATCGGGAATCTCCAGCGGATTCTAGAGGGGTCCGCGAGCGAGGAGCAGCGGGCGGCATTCGCCGAGGCCTGGCACCGGCGCGTGCAGGTCGTCCTCAACGACGATTCGCTGTTCACCGTCGAAGCGGTGTGAACACGACAGTGCAGCCCTCGTACGCTATATGAATTCACTGCGGTATACTGTCGATATCTTCGAGCGCCTCGATAGCAACGTCTCCTAACTCTCCAGCCTGATATGAGAATACCGCTCTCGCACCATCTCATCGAAATTATCTACGCTACTGATTCGATGGGGCAATCCGCTCGCTGATCTCGATCGGGCGACAGAACAGGTGACTGTCCGAACGGAAGAACGCCGGTATGGAAAGAAAATGGTCGTCGTCGAGGGGTTCGAAGGTGGCACCGATCTCGACTCACTCGCCTCAGAACTGAAATCTACACTTGGAACTGGTGGCACCGTCAAAGAAGGGCACATCGAACTCCAGGGCGATCACGAGGAACGCGTCCGCGAACTTCTCAAAGCAAACGGATACTCCGTCAGATAAAACAGTACGATTCTTCATATCCTGTAGAACACTCCACTGGTTCCGTCGTTACCGACAGCATCAACTAAACGATTTGGTAGAGGAGCACTCACAGCGTTCGGGGGTCCGGCTCAACGATCGTAGCAAAGGCGACGTTCTGTTGCACCTGTTCGATCTCAACGGTCGGTTCGTCACCGGGCTGCCCCTCCGGAACGATCACGACGTAACCGCGGTCAACCTTCGCGATGCCGTCGCCCTGGTCACCAATCGTCTCAATCGTCACCTCCCGAATCTCACCCTCTTCAACAGGCGGCTCGGGGGGTCCCTGCTCCTGAGTGGTCGGGGAGGTCTCAGACGATCTGTCCGCGGACGGTGTATCGGATAGCGCCGTTGTATGCCCGGTTTCGAGAACAGCGATTCGATACGTTTCACCGGGTTGAATAGCGTCGTGACGTACCTCACTCGCTGGAACCTCGAATGTGCAGCTTCCGTCCTCGGACTCAATAGTCGCAGTAAATACCGAGCGAAGTGTATCAGGGATGTCGACCATCACGAGAAGATTCAGTATCCGACGCAAATAGTCGTTCCTCACGCCGTCAGTCCGGCGCGTAAGCATCCTCAATATAGTCACGAAGGTCATCGGGCGTCGTCCACGTGTACGCACGATCCACCCGCTCCATCGAGAGGAGATAGTGTGCGAACATCCCGTCGTAGGCCGCGTACTGTTCCTCCTCAGTCTCGTACGTTCGATAGAAGGCTCGCGTTCGCTCCCGATAGGTCGGCTGATCGATGTAGCCCGCTTCCCACGCGTGTCCGCCCTGGGAGTGTTCGTACACCCCGACGATATGATCCGCGTAGCTGACCAACAGCTTGAATTTCGACGTGAAGAACTCCGAGATGTCCAGAATATCGTCCATCAGGAATGCGTCGACACCATCATCGGAGTTTGAGGCTGCGGCATCGCTCGCAAGTTGGTCGCGAACAGCCTCCAATCGTGGTCGCTCCTCCTCACCGTAGGAACCGAGAACGAAGTAGGACGTGTTGTTGATGAATCGTCCGAGGTCCTCGTGCATCGCGGTCTGGATCGCCTCGACCCGTTCGGGTGTGAGCGTCTCGCCCGGCTGGTCACCCAATTTGTCGATGACGGGACGGGTAGCGTCGTCGTTGGTCATACTGGGTAGGATTCACTACCGCCACCTAACGGTACGGAAATACGACCGGAAGTGGAATGCCCCGGCACTCTGGGTACCACTTCGAGTTTCACCGAAATGGTTATCTGACCAGGGGACAAACACTGAGACACAATGTCCCGGCCTGACGCCACCCCGCTCACGCCAGCCGAGAACGCGGCCGGCCTCGATCCGATCGCAGCGTTGAGTGCCCTCGACGACACGACCCGCGCGAATATCATCGGGACGATTGTCGGTCATCCGAAAGGCGCGCCCTCGAAGAAAGAACTCGAATACTACAACCCGAGCGTCGCCGCGTCGACGCTCACCGACCACCTCATTCGGCTGGAGGAGGTGGGGCTGATCAAGGCCATCGAGCGAGATCGTGAGGGGCTCGAGCGGGGCCAGCCATACCGGTTCTTTCAGCTCACCAATGCCGCCCGCGAGCTGTTCGACCGGAACAACCTCTTCGAGCCCGATGCGTACCGAGAGCTATTCGCCGAAGTCGAGAAAACGGACGAAATCAAGACCGCCGAAGACGTCGACCGTCCAGATGAACGGAACTGAAATAGACCGCGGAGCGTGCGTTTTGCTGAACGGAGAGCTCGACATTCGAGATATTCTGGAAATGTAACCAGCGCAAAGCCCACAATGGAGATCAGTCTCGATTTCGATTCAGAACAGATGAATCGTAACAGAAGGCACGCATCAATTCCATCCTCCGAGGCTGTGAACTTCACGGCGCGGGATTTAGTATAGCGATATACGATATACATTCTACTGTATTACGGATTTCCGGTACTAAGAGACTCCAGACCCCAGAATTCTCCCGATGGATCGAATACAACAAGTGGTCCTGATTATGCTCGTAATCACGACCACTTTGAAGTACCCCGACGCCGTCGGTGAAGCACGAATGCTGCAACCGCCTCACGACGGCGCTTCCCTCGGGGTAGAGCCGCCAAGACCGAGGTTCGGGATTTGTCTGGGTCTCCTCAGCTGAGGCCAACTATTCAGTCGCGGGGGGCTCGTCTTCACGGCGTCTCCGCAGCCGACGAGATGGATGACGGATTCGCTGCTGAGGATGTCGATCTATGGATGGAAGCCGCAGTCGATCCCATCGGCTCAGAGCCCGATTCCAGCACTGAGGAGACGTGAGTCCAGATATACGTGAATGGAGTCGTCGTCGCCGTAATCGTTCCCATGTGTTCACACATAGGGGAACAATTTATTTAGCAGGCCCGTTTATATTACGCCATGAGCCAAGAATCGCTCGACGATACGATCAAATTCCGCGCTGGTCCGCTCAAAGAGGCCGCGACCGAACTCGATTCCGTCCATCTGGGTGGCATCAACATCAGCGAACTCGCACGCGAGGGGCTCACCCAGATGCTTCGGCGAACGATGACGGACGAGGATAAGATCGCGATTTACGAACGCTATTCGGCGGGCGACCTTTCGGAGGACGCCGCTCGCGTGCTCCTCGGTGAGGAGTTCGATCTGCTTCAAGAGGACATCGAGGCCTTCCGTGAAGCTACTGCGGACGACACAAGCGACTATCTCGTCTGAATGGCCAGCGACGACACACGGTATCCGATCCTTGTCGATACGGACGCGCTGATCGCTGTCGCGAACAGTTCCTTGTGGCCCGAGATTACCGAACACATCGGCCTCACAACGACGAACGTCTGCAAACAGGAACTGGAGCACCACGTCGAGAACACGCGTGAGACAGCGCCGGAGGGAAGCCGCCCGTACCGGCTTCATCACGGGAGCCGTGCCGCGCTCGATGCAATTGAGGACACCGAGACGTCGCTTACCCTGGTGACGAGCGTGCCCCGACCTCACGGAGCAGACGCCGGCGAGGAATCGCTCCGACAAGAAGTGGGACAGAACCCGGCGGCTGTCGACTACGTCATCATGATGGATGCAGCCGGTCGCCGTTCGATTCGTCGCCTCGTCGACGATCAGAACGAAGAGATCCGTGTCGTGGCACCGCCATTTCTGTTCTACATCCTCTACGACAACGATCTGATTTCGCGTCGTGAGTTCTGCGAAGCGTGCGGAGAGCTGTTAGAACGTGAGAGCTGGACCGGATACAACGCCGTGAAGGCTGCGTGGGAGGGGATTCCGATTGACTGCAGTGATATTCTGGATGACCACCTCCTCCCGTGACAACATGACTCAGAACACCTCATCGACACGCGATGGTTCGACACCGTTCGCGAGTTCCTTCGAGCGGTACCTCCAAGACAAGGGGAAAGGCCGCGGGGGCGACGGCGGGAACTACCGACGGAACGCCGCTCGCGAACTCGAGCGGTTCGCCGAGTGGGCCGCCGGCGATCGGAGTAACGACGACTGGACCGGGATCGTCCCCGATGCCGTCGACCGCGAGCCGACCTTCGACGATCTCGACGAACGCGTGTTCCGGGAGTACGCCCGACATCTCGATGGGGATCGGGGACTCAAGCAGAACACGGTACAAACCTATTACCGCTATATCTCTGCGTGGTGCGGGTGGTGCGTCAACGAGGGCTATCTCGAAGCGCATTACGCACAGCGGGCGAGTGCGATGGCGCCACTCCCCGAGGACGACGGCCGCAAACCCGGCGATCAGCAGGCCTGGACATCTGAACAGCGCCACGCTCTCACCCGCTACGTCGACGAACAGGCCCGCGACGCTGTTGAGGCGTACACGACACTCCCGGAGGATACTGCCCCGCTCGACAAGCAGCGAGCCCGCTACGCGGCGCTGAAGGCGGCTCGTGACCGGGCGCTGGTGTTCGTCCTCGCATACACTGCCGTCCGCGTCGGCGAACTCCTCCGGGACCCGAACGACCCGCGCCGGCACGGCGTCCGCTGGGAGGACCTCTCCCTTGACGACGGGAGTATGGACGTCTACCGGAAGAAACAGCAGTGGGACGCCGCGAGTCTCCCCGACCCAGTGATCTCACCGCTGCGGAGCTACCGCCAGCTGATGGACCCGCCGACGGACCGGTGGCCAGTCTTTCCGACGTTCGACCAACGAACGCTTGCGGGACTCGTGGAGGATGAACTGGCCGACCGCGGGAAACGACCGGAAGCAATCGCCGAGCAACGTGAGGCGTACGCTCGCGACCTCCTCCTAGCGCTTGATGAGGATATTCGGCCGCCGTCGATCACGACGGACGGCGCACGATCGATTCTCCAACGGCTCTCGGAGGCCGCAGAGATCGACATCGCCCATCCAAAACACGATTACCTCGCTCCGCACGGCGGTCGTCGAGGGATGGGAGAGGTGCTTGTCCGCGCCTTCGGCTACACGGTCGCAGCCCGGTATCTCGATAACTCGGAGGAGATGGTTCGGGAGCGATACTCGCATATTGAGGCCGGCGAACTCGGGGATGTAGCGACAGAAGCACTCTCAGAGGTCGACGACCTGGTAAATGACAGCCACGAATAGCCGACGGAGCAAGGTTGTCGGCTGTCACAGTACGGGGACGCTGGCTTTAAACGCCCCAGATGACAGCGATGCCGCCCGTGGCGACGACTGTGAGCAGTAACTGAAGCGGACCGCCGACCCGCAGGAAGTCCGTGAACTCGTAGTCGCCAGGACCGTACACCATGAGATTCGTCTGGTACCCCACCGGCGTCATGAACGACGTCGCGGACGCAAACATCACCGCGAGCAGGAACGCGAACTCGTTGGCGCCCAGCCGGGCGGCCGTATCGACGCCAACAGGGATCATCAGCACTGCCGTAGCCACCGGTGTGATGACGCTCGCCAGCACGCCGACGACGGCGTATAGCACGAACAGGACGCCAACCGGCGGGAGGATGGCGCGGGTGGCGACAATAAACTCTGCGACGACGGCTGCGCCACCCGTAGACTCCAACGCAATACCGAGTGGGATGACGCCCGCCAACAGGAAGATCACGTTCCACGAGACAGCGTCGTAGGCGTCAGCGGTCGTGAGACAGCCCGTGACCACCATCGCGACGACGCCTGCGAGCGCTGCGATCACGATCGGGAGGACGTTCAGTGCGGCGAGACCGACGACGCTC includes:
- a CDS encoding SHOCT domain-containing protein, producing the protein MSKERTSDGLLRIVLIVLAVIVLFPLLMMVFAMPMMGMMGWWWGGGMAGGLSPLWGIGMMLVWLVVLVGIGYLLYRGLVGGVGSSLTSDRALEELRVAYARGDLSDEEFEERRAKLTREESQ
- a CDS encoding TRAM domain-containing protein, with the protein product MVDIPDTLRSVFTATIESEDGSCTFEVPASEVRHDAIQPGETYRIAVLETGHTTALSDTPSADRSSETSPTTQEQGPPEPPVEEGEIREVTIETIGDQGDGIAKVDRGYVVIVPEGQPGDEPTVEIEQVQQNVAFATIVEPDPRTL
- a CDS encoding phage integrase SAM-like domain-containing protein, which gives rise to MTQNTSSTRDGSTPFASSFERYLQDKGKGRGGDGGNYRRNAARELERFAEWAAGDRSNDDWTGIVPDAVDREPTFDDLDERVFREYARHLDGDRGLKQNTVQTYYRYISAWCGWCVNEGYLEAHYAQRASAMAPLPEDDGRKPGDQQAWTSEQRHALTRYVDEQARDAVEAYTTLPEDTAPLDKQRARYAALKAARDRALVFVLAYTAVRVGELLRDPNDPRRHGVRWEDLSLDDGSMDVYRKKQQWDAASLPDPVISPLRSYRQLMDPPTDRWPVFPTFDQRTLAGLVEDELADRGKRPEAIAEQREAYARDLLLALDEDIRPPSITTDGARSILQRLSEAAEIDIAHPKHDYLAPHGGRRGMGEVLVRAFGYTVAARYLDNSEEMVRERYSHIEAGELGDVATEALSEVDDLVNDSHE
- a CDS encoding helix-turn-helix domain-containing protein; the encoded protein is MSSSGADHHLDDIAIRDTRVSDAIDEPMRAMILDILADEARTAGEVHDRLTDRGIERTENTVRHHINELRDSGLVDVVRFEEGRGGTTKYYHANTIVLSYSLPGSADAAVEEMTDAIQPQVTEALNHLTEEYEESIEEITTEMQPCDHCRNQKYETYVLLTVLRRAFVRAQRES
- a CDS encoding cation-translocating P-type ATPase, translated to MNAQTITQYYRKNRKAIVTASSGLLYGGGWSLGHFTGFDTASAGILILAAIIGGYDIAKTAYYEVTNRTLGIKTLVTLAAIGAIVIGEYWEAAAVVFLFSLGSYLEGRTMRKTRTALQELLEMTPDTATVRRDGDLQEVPARDVEEGEVVIVKPGGKIPVDGSVVDGESAVNQAPVTGESAPVHKTDGDEVYAGTVNQEGALEVQTTGAGSDTTLERIIRRVEEAQEAQSPTESLIDRFAKYYTPAVIVLAIGAYAVTQNAILSLTLLVIGCPGALVIGPPVSIVSAIGNAARSGVLMKGGEHLERAGKIDLVAFDKTGTLTKGETTVADVEGFGVDDDEVISLAATAEKKSEHHLADAIVDAARDRPTAATDGGTAVAHSDAASAEHRSVPDPDDFDVVAGKGVVAHTDGHEVVVGNRALLDDRSIDIPDYIAEYVRGREERGETVVHVVRDGSIIGVIAMRDELREAAPGVVAALQDAGIETVMLTGDNERTASAVAGEVGIDEYRAELLPEDKQTVIEEYQADGHVVAMVGDGINDAPSLATADVGIAMGAAGTDTAIETADMALMADDLERIPYAVTLSKATRWNVLENVGLAVLTVTVLLAGVLTSYVTLAAGMLVHEASVLLVILNGMRLLRH
- a CDS encoding heavy-metal-associated domain-containing protein is translated as MNETTQLRVMDFDCPTCASTVERALSNVDGVQNVKVHYTTGRVEIEYDDDVADPDAFAQAIENQGYTPQPA
- a CDS encoding ABC transporter ATP-binding protein gives rise to the protein MEMTTAPTETVDGSKTLVRGNVLEKTYGSRLPLGRSTPVLTGADIEVRAGEIVGIVGENGSGKSTLMEILVGVLDHDAGTVERYGTVGWCPQEPLLYDRLTVSETFRLFGAGYGMSREEIDAAKQRLADELDFEQYLDYRVDQLSGGNRQKVNLSIALMHDPDVLMLDEPYTGFDWETYLRFWDMAQDLADDGTAVVMISHLIEERSRLDRVFEVRNGLVHDVTDEETESELRSDPEGEHE
- a CDS encoding stress response translation initiation inhibitor YciH, with product MTVRTEERRYGKKMVVVEGFEGGTDLDSLASELKSTLGTGGTVKEGHIELQGDHEERVRELLKANGYSVR